In Pyrus communis chromosome 1, drPyrComm1.1, whole genome shotgun sequence, the following are encoded in one genomic region:
- the LOC137742917 gene encoding ATP sulfurylase 2-like — translation MSLPIKLHDRHFNFVNNNHLGISKPKTKLPNLKLKFRTKPIYHSDPILSVVYNSTMHASSAHPPQSAVIKSSLIDPDGGALVDLVVPESQRTAKALEAEAMPKVRLTKIDLEWVHVISEGWASPLRGFMREDQYLQSLHFNSLRIENGSFVNMSLPIVLAIDDETKERIGSSNDVGLVGPAGDLVGVLSSIEIYKHNKEERIARTWGSTAPGLPYVEEVITPAGNWLIGGDLEVLDRVKYEDGLDHYRLSPQQLRKEFDRRQADAVFAFQLRNPVHNGHALLMNDTRRRLLDMGYKNPILLLHPLGGFTKPDDVPLDVRMEQHSKVLEDGVLDPETTIVGIFPSPMHYAGPTEVQWHAKARINAGANFYIVGRDPAGMGHPIEKRDLYDPDHGKKVLTMAPGLEKLNILPFRVAAYDTVEKKMAFFDPSRAKDFLFISGTKMRAYAKSGENPPDGFMCPSGWKVLVNYYKSLQTEEASQQQAVVST, via the exons ATGTCTCTCCCCATTAAACTCCACGACCGCCATTTCAATTTCGTCAACAACAACCACCTCGGCAtctccaaacccaaaaccaaactCCCAAACTTGAAGCTCAAATTCCGAACCAAACCCATCTACCACTCCGACCCCATACTCTCCGTCGTGTACAACTCCACAATGCACGCCTCCTCCGCTCACCCGCCTCAATCCGCTGTCATCAAGAGCTCCCTCATCGACCCCGACGGCGGGGCCCTGGTCGATCTCGTGGTGCCGGAGAGCCAGAGAACTGCTAAGGCTCTGGAGGCGGAGGCGATGCCCAAGGTGCGGCTTACGAAGATTGATCTCGAGTGGGTCCATGTCATCAGCGAGGGGTGGGCCAGCCCGCTGCGGGGATTTATGAGAGAAGACCAGTACTTGCAGAGCTTGCATTTCAATTCGCTGCGGATCGAAAACGGGTCGTTTGTTAACATGTCGCTTCCCATTGTGTTGGCGATTGACGACGAGACTAAGGAGAGAATCGGATCCTCGAATGATGTCGGGCTGGTCGGCCCGGCTGGAGATTTGGTTGGTGTATTAAGCAG CATTGAGATTTACAAGCATAACAAGGAAGAAAGGATTGCTAGGACTTGGGGGTCAACAGCCCCGGGGTTGCCATACGTTGAGGAGGTGATCACTCCGGCTGGAAACTGGCTTATTGGCGGAGATTTGGAAGTACTAGACCGTGTCAAATATGAAGACGGGCTTGATCACTACAGGCTCTCTCCTCAACAGCTCCGGAAAGAATTTGACAGGCGTCAAGCTGACGCAGTTTTTGCTTTTCAGTTGAGAAATCCCGTACATAATGGCCATGCTTTGTTGATGAATGACACACGCAGGCGACTCTTGGACATGGGATACAAGAATCCAATTCTGTTGCTTCATCCTTTGGGAGGTTTCACAAAGCCTGACGATGTGCCATTGGATGTTCGGATGGAGCAACATAGCAAG GTCCTAGAAGATGGAGTTCTTGACCCTGAAACTACTATTGTGGGTATATTCCCATCACCTATGCACTACGCGGGTCCAACTGAAGTACAGTGGCATGCCAAAGCTCGAATAAATGCAGGTGCAAATTTCTACATTGTGGGCCGTGATCCTGCTGGTATGGGACATCCCATAGAGAAGAGGGATTTATATGACCCTGATCATGGGAAAAAGGTGTTAACCATGGCTCCCGGGCTCGAGAAGCTCAATATTTTGCCTTTCAGG GTGGCAGCTTATGACACTGTGGAAAAGAAGATGGCATTTTTTGATCCTTCACGTGCTAAAGATTTCCTCTTCATCTCTGGAACCAAG ATGCGTGCTTATGCAAAGAGCGGCGAAAACCCTCCTGATGGTTTTATGTGTCCCTCGGGATGGAAGGTTCTCGTCAACTATTACAAGAGCTTGCAAACAGAAGAGGCATCACAGCAACAAGCTGTGGTATCTACTTAG
- the LOC137714467 gene encoding protein SMALL AUXIN UP-REGULATED RNA 51-like, whose translation MAIRKSNLLPQTAVLKQILKRCSSLGKKQQHYDEQGLPLDVPKGHFVVYVGENRSRYIVPISFLTRPEFQSLLHQAEEEFGFDHDMGLTIPCEEVAFQTLTSMLR comes from the coding sequence ATGGCCATCAGAAAATCAAACCTGCTTCCGCAAACAGCCGTTCTGAAGCAGATTCTCAAGAGGTGCTCCAGCTTGGGAAAAAAGCAGCAACACTACGACGAACAGGGCCTCCCTCTCGATGTCCCAAAAGGTCATTTCGTCGTCTATGTCGGAGAAAACAGAAGCAGATACATCGTACCGATCTCCTTCCTGACCCGGCCCGAGTTCCAGAGCCTGCTACATCAAGCAGAGGAAGAATTCGGCTTCGATCATGACATGGGTCTCACGATTCCTTGCGAAGAAGTCGCTTTTCAGACATTAACTTCCATGCTGCGGTGA